The following are from one region of the Streptomyces fradiae genome:
- a CDS encoding PP2C family protein-serine/threonine phosphatase, translating to MPSGGHRLPGTTGTRTQFNLGLALPFLALVLVVVADLITAETQHFDRLLVIGPALAAITWNVRGTLVVGILAMVLRLVLAVVQGDPSTDTVSAELVLAAVIAASVWVSQVRTRYERDLSEVTAVAEVVQRVLLRPLPPRLGRVELHLLYVSAAAKARIGGDFYEAVRVPGGVRVMLGDVQGKGLGAVETASVLLGSYRASVTDAPDLAALADRLETGLQQYGAWDPDSDAAERFATVLLLELPDDSDVVRLVSCGHPAPLLQHAGRVRPVAFTDPSLPLNLAGLYASRHVVEEVPFGPGDRLLLFTDGVSETRDRAGEFYPLRARLGGWTDEPADQVLPLLHQDLTDYGVAGLDDDVAALLLVRPPEPAAVSAPTRPGALP from the coding sequence ATGCCCTCCGGTGGTCACCGCCTTCCCGGCACGACGGGGACGCGCACCCAGTTCAACCTCGGTCTCGCGCTGCCCTTCCTGGCCCTCGTCCTGGTCGTCGTCGCCGACCTGATCACCGCCGAGACGCAGCACTTCGACCGCCTGCTCGTGATCGGTCCGGCGCTCGCCGCCATCACCTGGAACGTCCGCGGCACCCTCGTCGTCGGAATCCTCGCCATGGTGCTCCGGCTCGTCCTGGCCGTGGTCCAGGGCGATCCGTCCACCGACACCGTCTCCGCCGAACTCGTCCTGGCGGCCGTCATCGCCGCGTCCGTCTGGGTGAGCCAGGTCCGCACCCGCTACGAACGCGACCTGAGCGAGGTGACCGCCGTCGCCGAAGTGGTCCAGCGGGTGCTGCTGCGCCCGCTGCCCCCGCGCCTCGGCCGGGTCGAACTCCACCTCCTCTACGTCTCCGCCGCCGCCAAGGCCCGCATCGGCGGCGATTTCTACGAGGCCGTACGGGTCCCCGGCGGCGTCCGCGTCATGCTCGGCGACGTCCAGGGCAAGGGCCTCGGCGCCGTCGAGACCGCCTCCGTGCTGCTCGGCTCCTACCGCGCCTCCGTCACCGACGCGCCCGACCTGGCCGCCCTCGCCGACCGCCTCGAAACGGGCCTGCAGCAGTACGGTGCCTGGGATCCCGACTCCGACGCCGCCGAACGCTTCGCCACCGTCCTGCTCCTCGAACTCCCCGACGACAGCGACGTCGTCCGGCTTGTCAGCTGCGGCCACCCCGCGCCGCTGCTCCAGCACGCCGGCCGGGTCCGGCCGGTGGCCTTCACCGACCCGTCGCTGCCCCTCAACCTCGCCGGTCTGTACGCCTCGCGGCATGTCGTCGAGGAGGTCCCCTTCGGGCCCGGCGACCGGCTGCTGCTTTTCACCGACGGGGTGAGCGAGACCCGCGACCGGGCGGGCGAGTTCTATCCGCTGCGCGCCCGCCTCGGCGGCTGGACCGACGAGCCCGCCGACCAGGTCCTGCCGCTGCTCCACCAGGACCTCACCGACTACGGCGTGGCCGGCCTCGACGACGACGTGGCCGCGCTGCTCCTCGTACGCCCGCCGGAACCGGCCGCCGTGTCCGCGCCGACCCGGCCCGGTGCCCTGCCGTAA